From Bacillus rossius redtenbacheri isolate Brsri chromosome 16, Brsri_v3, whole genome shotgun sequence, a single genomic window includes:
- the LOC134540013 gene encoding GPI ethanolamine phosphate transferase 2 isoform X6 has protein sequence MLINAPPIHKSWLRHCAQPCSFHHQGSSYVLRFSWNRPERGRLVRSVGATPPGPGGRQRDPAPGRGAGRARLGPHGAALPGPRPHRPPRGPGQPAGRPQAAGDGRRGPADTLSSAAVGRVDQPDGGGGDLRGPRHEGLGEPRRSLAGRGAGPDRHAGPRLPGQQDGGAGGADRPGAHPVGAARPADTRGQPRQAGPGAAEGPAAVEAAARAPLQRPGPGGQVPGPRRGAQHARALGLYSIAAEEMSAVLAGSLVEFDECALAVASALLAQVCLLLLFAGPVPCPGRGECLLSALLLAGNALLCAAGRCRSVLCAAASSLPGALVAGAAFFLLACNSVRLLRHSRFRMELPRGAAPRFLAAGTALHTASLAATSFVEEEHQTWYLLWPTLVLLASPRAPLAASLAALASHRALRALNQTGDKWSALPDLHDWLSLPGRERYLLAVFVAGLLGLLCCCWFLMPSKDTRALSFVAVLSVFCYRAAVGNISISFYPQSRGVVEARVFWGALCALLASGAYRGRAGAGHLAGCWALASALLHRPHNAVLVPALVLFSSHAHHALWRDPPRWASVAHVWLGQLFYFYQGNSNSFASIDVAAGYVGLQDYHPYLVGALLVSHTYSAPVLSYLLLLSGLDRRHHASDLTREGGAAWGEACRAVACARVLPLAVYAALTTWQRHHLFVWTVFSPKLLYEAVHTAVTAVLLLLTAACFQVK, from the exons atgctTATTAAcgccccccccatacacaaatcctggctacgccactgcgctcAGCCTTGCAGTttccatcatcagggtagcagttacgtACTGAGGTTCTCGTGGAATCGTCCCGAGAGAGGGAGGTTGGTTCGGTCGGTGGGAGCTACACCCCCGGGACCAGGTGGACGACAACGTGACCCGGCACCTGGCCGCGGAGCTGGGCGCGCCCGACTGGGACCTCATGGTGCTGCACTACCTGGGCCTCGACCACATCGGCCACCTCGAGGGCCCGGCCAGCCCGCTGGTCGCCCCCAAGCTGCGGGAGATGGACGCCGTGGCCCGGCAGATACACTCTCGTCTGCGGCAGTGG GGCGAGTCGACCAACCGGACGGCGGCGGTGGTGATCTGCGGGGACCACGGCATGAAGGACTCGGGGAGCCACGGAGGAGCCTCGCCGGCCGAGGTGCTGGTCCCGATCGTCACGCTGGGCCTCGGCTGCCCGGGCAGCAG GACGGCGGAGCCGGTGGGGCAGATAGACCTGGCGCCCACCCTGTCGGTGCTGCTCGGCCTGCCGATACCCGCGGGCAGCCTCGGCAAGCTGGTCCCGGGGCTGCTGAGGGGCCTGCCGCCGTCGAGGCAGCTGCACGCGCTCCTCTACAACGCCCGGGGCCTGGCGGCCAAGTTCCGGGGCCACGTCGCGGCGCACAGCACGCACG GGCCCTCGGCCTGTACTCCATCGCCGCGGAGGAAATGAGCGCCGTCCTGGCAGGCTCGCTGGTGGAGTTTGACGAGTGCGCGCTGGCGGTCGCCTCCGCCTTGCTTGCCCAG GTGTGCCTGCTGCTGTTGTTCGCCGGCCCCGTGCCGTGCCCTGGCAGGGGCGAGTGCCTGCTGTCAGCGCTGCTCCTGGCGGGGAACGCCCTGCTCTGCGCGGCCGGCCGGTGTCGCAGCGTCCTCTGTGCCGCGGCCTCCTCCCTGCCCGGCGCGCTGGTCGCGGGAGCCGCCTTCTTCCTGCTGGCCTGCAACTCCGTGCGGCTGCTGAGGCACTCGCGCTTCAGAATG GAGCTGCCGAGGGGCGCCGCGCCGCGCTTCCTGGCGGCGGGCACCGCGCTGCACACGGCCAGCCTCGCGGCCACCAGCTTCGTGGAGGAGGAGCACCAGACGTGGTACCTCCTCTGGCCGACGCTCGTGCTGCTGGCGTCCCCGCGCGCCCCGCTCGCGGCCTCGCTCGCCGCCCTGGCCTCGCACCGGGCCCTGCGCGCGCTCAACCAGACCGGCGACAAGTGGTCCGCCCTGCCGGACCTCCACGACTGGCTGTCGCTGCCCGGCCGCGAGCGCTACCTCCTGGCCGTGTTCGTGGCAG GTTTGCTGGGCTTGCTGTGCTGCTGTTGGTTCCTCATGCCGTCCAAAGACACGAGAGCGCTGTCCTTCGTTGCGGTATTAAGTGTGTTCTGCTACCGCGCTGCAGTTGGCAACATTAGCATTTCCTTCTATCCTCAGTCAAG GGGCGTGGTGGAGGCGCGAGTGTTCTGGGGCGCGCTGTGCGCCCTGCTGGCGTCCGGCGCCTATAGGGGCCGGGCTGGGGCTGGCCACCTGGCGGGCTGCTGGGCCCTGGCGTCCGCGCTCCTCCACCGGCCGCACAACGCCGTGCTGGTCCCAGCGCTCGTCCTGTTCAGCAGCCACGCCCACCACGCGCTCTGGCGCGACCCCCCGCGCTGGGCCTCCGTCGCCCACGTCTGGCTGGGCCAGCTCTTCTACTTCTACCAG GGTAACTCCAACAGTTTCGCGAGCATAGACGTGGCGGCGGGCTACGTCGGCCTGCAGGACTACCACCCTTACTTGGTCGGAGCGCTCCTGGTGAGCCACACGTACTCCGCTCCCGTGCTCTCGTACCTCCTGCTCCTCAGCGGCCTGGACAGGAGGCACCACGCCAGTGACCTCACCAG GGAGGGAGGCGCAGCATGGGGAGAAGCGTGCCGCGCGGTGGCGTGCGCTCGCGTGCTGCCCCTGGCCGTGTACGCCGCCCTCACGACCTGGCAGCGCCACCACCTGTTCGTGTGGACGGTGTTCTCGCCCAAGCTGCTCTACGAGGCCGTGCACACCGCCGTCACCGCCGTGCTGTTGCTGCTCACGGCGGCGTGCTTCCAGGTGAAGTAA
- the LOC134540013 gene encoding GPI ethanolamine phosphate transferase 2 isoform X5, whose protein sequence is MLINAPPIHKSWLRHCAQPCSFHHQGSSYVLRFSWNRPERGRLVRSVGATPPGPGGRQRDPAPGRGAGRARLGPHGAALPGPRPHRPPRGPGQPAGRPQAAGDGRRGPADTLSSAAVGRVDQPDGGGGDLRGPRHEGLGEPRRSLAGRGAGPDRHAGPRLPGQQQDGGAGGADRPGAHPVGAARPADTRGQPRQAGPGAAEGPAAVEAAARAPLQRPGPGGQVPGPRRGAQHARALGLYSIAAEEMSAVLAGSLVEFDECALAVASALLAQVCLLLLFAGPVPCPGRGECLLSALLLAGNALLCAAGRCRSVLCAAASSLPGALVAGAAFFLLACNSVRLLRHSRFRMELPRGAAPRFLAAGTALHTASLAATSFVEEEHQTWYLLWPTLVLLASPRAPLAASLAALASHRALRALNQTGDKWSALPDLHDWLSLPGRERYLLAVFVAGLLGLLCCCWFLMPSKDTRALSFVAVLSVFCYRAAVGNISISFYPQSRGVVEARVFWGALCALLASGAYRGRAGAGHLAGCWALASALLHRPHNAVLVPALVLFSSHAHHALWRDPPRWASVAHVWLGQLFYFYQGNSNSFASIDVAAGYVGLQDYHPYLVGALLVSHTYSAPVLSYLLLLSGLDRRHHASDLTREGGAAWGEACRAVACARVLPLAVYAALTTWQRHHLFVWTVFSPKLLYEAVHTAVTAVLLLLTAACFQVK, encoded by the exons atgctTATTAAcgccccccccatacacaaatcctggctacgccactgcgctcAGCCTTGCAGTttccatcatcagggtagcagttacgtACTGAGGTTCTCGTGGAATCGTCCCGAGAGAGGGAGGTTGGTTCGGTCGGTGGGAGCTACACCCCCGGGACCAGGTGGACGACAACGTGACCCGGCACCTGGCCGCGGAGCTGGGCGCGCCCGACTGGGACCTCATGGTGCTGCACTACCTGGGCCTCGACCACATCGGCCACCTCGAGGGCCCGGCCAGCCCGCTGGTCGCCCCCAAGCTGCGGGAGATGGACGCCGTGGCCCGGCAGATACACTCTCGTCTGCGGCAGTGG GGCGAGTCGACCAACCGGACGGCGGCGGTGGTGATCTGCGGGGACCACGGCATGAAGGACTCGGGGAGCCACGGAGGAGCCTCGCCGGCCGAGGTGCTGGTCCCGATCGTCACGCTGGGCCTCGGCTGCCCGGGCAGCAG CAGGACGGCGGAGCCGGTGGGGCAGATAGACCTGGCGCCCACCCTGTCGGTGCTGCTCGGCCTGCCGATACCCGCGGGCAGCCTCGGCAAGCTGGTCCCGGGGCTGCTGAGGGGCCTGCCGCCGTCGAGGCAGCTGCACGCGCTCCTCTACAACGCCCGGGGCCTGGCGGCCAAGTTCCGGGGCCACGTCGCGGCGCACAGCACGCACG GGCCCTCGGCCTGTACTCCATCGCCGCGGAGGAAATGAGCGCCGTCCTGGCAGGCTCGCTGGTGGAGTTTGACGAGTGCGCGCTGGCGGTCGCCTCCGCCTTGCTTGCCCAG GTGTGCCTGCTGCTGTTGTTCGCCGGCCCCGTGCCGTGCCCTGGCAGGGGCGAGTGCCTGCTGTCAGCGCTGCTCCTGGCGGGGAACGCCCTGCTCTGCGCGGCCGGCCGGTGTCGCAGCGTCCTCTGTGCCGCGGCCTCCTCCCTGCCCGGCGCGCTGGTCGCGGGAGCCGCCTTCTTCCTGCTGGCCTGCAACTCCGTGCGGCTGCTGAGGCACTCGCGCTTCAGAATG GAGCTGCCGAGGGGCGCCGCGCCGCGCTTCCTGGCGGCGGGCACCGCGCTGCACACGGCCAGCCTCGCGGCCACCAGCTTCGTGGAGGAGGAGCACCAGACGTGGTACCTCCTCTGGCCGACGCTCGTGCTGCTGGCGTCCCCGCGCGCCCCGCTCGCGGCCTCGCTCGCCGCCCTGGCCTCGCACCGGGCCCTGCGCGCGCTCAACCAGACCGGCGACAAGTGGTCCGCCCTGCCGGACCTCCACGACTGGCTGTCGCTGCCCGGCCGCGAGCGCTACCTCCTGGCCGTGTTCGTGGCAG GTTTGCTGGGCTTGCTGTGCTGCTGTTGGTTCCTCATGCCGTCCAAAGACACGAGAGCGCTGTCCTTCGTTGCGGTATTAAGTGTGTTCTGCTACCGCGCTGCAGTTGGCAACATTAGCATTTCCTTCTATCCTCAGTCAAG GGGCGTGGTGGAGGCGCGAGTGTTCTGGGGCGCGCTGTGCGCCCTGCTGGCGTCCGGCGCCTATAGGGGCCGGGCTGGGGCTGGCCACCTGGCGGGCTGCTGGGCCCTGGCGTCCGCGCTCCTCCACCGGCCGCACAACGCCGTGCTGGTCCCAGCGCTCGTCCTGTTCAGCAGCCACGCCCACCACGCGCTCTGGCGCGACCCCCCGCGCTGGGCCTCCGTCGCCCACGTCTGGCTGGGCCAGCTCTTCTACTTCTACCAG GGTAACTCCAACAGTTTCGCGAGCATAGACGTGGCGGCGGGCTACGTCGGCCTGCAGGACTACCACCCTTACTTGGTCGGAGCGCTCCTGGTGAGCCACACGTACTCCGCTCCCGTGCTCTCGTACCTCCTGCTCCTCAGCGGCCTGGACAGGAGGCACCACGCCAGTGACCTCACCAG GGAGGGAGGCGCAGCATGGGGAGAAGCGTGCCGCGCGGTGGCGTGCGCTCGCGTGCTGCCCCTGGCCGTGTACGCCGCCCTCACGACCTGGCAGCGCCACCACCTGTTCGTGTGGACGGTGTTCTCGCCCAAGCTGCTCTACGAGGCCGTGCACACCGCCGTCACCGCCGTGCTGTTGCTGCTCACGGCGGCGTGCTTCCAGGTGAAGTAA